From a single Parafrankia discariae genomic region:
- a CDS encoding carboxymuconolactone decarboxylase family protein, which translates to MTITGTDRAGLGTKDRRWVELVCLAAVGRTDTLAERVYEVLDQDEITLTELLEFVLQCAVYAGWPRGSETEAVVRRQWARLRSERGEPVEPWPRLDTAALGPESWETRLRLGEDMFGVVNLREAPPRDTPFNQAGILGFVFGQVWRRPDLTVRERRLISIGACAVMGTVHPLRHHVRSALDSADLSAADLRDVLDEVGRHLPRPATEALRDVLVQAGSAPGAGTGSHTESR; encoded by the coding sequence ATGACCATCACGGGAACGGACCGCGCCGGCCTCGGCACGAAGGACCGCCGCTGGGTCGAGCTGGTGTGCCTCGCCGCGGTCGGCCGTACCGACACCCTCGCCGAGCGGGTGTACGAGGTGCTCGACCAGGACGAGATCACCCTGACCGAGCTGCTGGAGTTCGTGCTGCAGTGCGCCGTGTACGCCGGCTGGCCGCGCGGTTCGGAGACCGAGGCCGTCGTCCGGCGCCAGTGGGCGCGCCTGCGTTCCGAGCGGGGCGAACCGGTAGAGCCCTGGCCGCGGCTCGACACCGCGGCGCTGGGCCCGGAGAGCTGGGAGACCCGGCTGCGGCTGGGCGAGGACATGTTCGGCGTGGTGAACCTGCGGGAGGCCCCGCCCCGGGACACCCCGTTCAACCAGGCCGGGATTCTCGGGTTCGTGTTCGGGCAGGTGTGGCGGCGGCCCGACCTGACCGTGCGGGAGCGGCGCCTGATCTCGATCGGCGCCTGCGCGGTCATGGGGACCGTCCACCCGCTGCGCCACCATGTCCGCTCGGCCCTCGACTCCGCGGACCTCTCGGCGGCGGACCTGCGGGACGTCCTCGACGAGGTCGGCCGACACCTCCCCCGGCCGGCCACCGAGGCGCTGCGGGACGTCCTCGTCCAGGCCGGGTCCGCCCCCGGGGCCGGCACCGGCTCCCACACCGAGTCCCGCTGA
- a CDS encoding class I adenylate-forming enzyme family protein, with product MIVVLAVVLGVAAAYAAFVCQSVALPRRLWLALGPMSLERIPDRAARRHRGRVLFTSDEPCSWSIPRPGGTPAPRPDSWTARDVQATAGRLAAALCALGLRHGQRVAVLKQNHFDIHLLHLAVVRAGGVACPMNGAFAADKVAPYLLNVDARILLADVPTLLRVLREGGAPDGVATVVLVGRVGDTPESDVRELSAALDRAGVPAVHWIEELLAGVDGPAPAVRRGRREPLYLVHTSGTTGFPKAVILRNGPQARAVRGWLCYVHVSPRRDKGYFAVPNNHQAVIMTFHSLLLLGVRTHWTRATGRDFDAPRAVQELADGRYTGFFGFPITYTQLKEVPLAAHDLRAMRFWASTADAAHEEMIRPCVRVGGTFRRLGLPIGGSVYLDAQGSSEVGTPSVLRYYTRFTRRYERRIGRRHSTPFGPAVRVARDGRPVPRGEVGRLEVRGRTLFEAYWNNHSLTYEAVRDGWFFTGDVARWSGGHVVQLDREVDVIRTRAGEVYSLLIEERVHRHPAVFDACVYAARQPDGSQLPAAAVALRPGFTTGGPQLREELNALLTPAQQLVTVQVVAWSEFPIGVTGKTLKRAFRERTEPAPVPEANRPVALKLADRPAPLVTAASA from the coding sequence ATGATCGTCGTCTTAGCCGTGGTCCTGGGAGTAGCCGCCGCCTACGCGGCGTTCGTCTGCCAGTCGGTGGCGCTGCCCCGACGGCTGTGGCTCGCGCTGGGGCCGATGTCGCTGGAGCGGATACCCGACCGGGCGGCCCGCCGCCACCGCGGCCGGGTCCTGTTCACCAGTGACGAGCCGTGCTCGTGGTCGATACCCCGACCCGGTGGCACGCCCGCGCCCCGCCCGGACAGCTGGACCGCGCGGGACGTCCAGGCCACGGCCGGCCGGCTCGCCGCCGCGCTGTGCGCCCTCGGCCTGCGCCACGGGCAGCGGGTCGCCGTTCTCAAGCAGAACCACTTCGACATTCACCTCCTTCATCTCGCGGTGGTGCGCGCCGGCGGGGTCGCCTGCCCGATGAACGGCGCGTTCGCCGCCGACAAGGTCGCGCCCTACCTGCTCAACGTCGACGCCCGGATCCTGCTGGCCGACGTCCCGACGCTGCTGCGGGTGCTGCGCGAGGGCGGCGCTCCGGACGGGGTGGCGACGGTCGTCCTGGTCGGGCGGGTCGGTGACACCCCCGAGAGCGACGTCCGGGAGCTGTCCGCCGCCCTGGACCGGGCCGGGGTGCCCGCCGTCCACTGGATCGAGGAGCTGCTCGCCGGCGTCGACGGACCCGCCCCCGCCGTCCGCCGTGGCCGGCGGGAGCCGCTCTACCTGGTGCACACCTCCGGCACCACCGGGTTCCCCAAGGCGGTGATCCTGCGCAACGGGCCGCAGGCGCGGGCCGTCCGCGGCTGGCTGTGCTACGTCCACGTCTCACCGCGGCGGGACAAGGGCTACTTCGCCGTCCCGAACAACCACCAGGCCGTCATCATGACCTTCCACAGCCTGCTCCTGCTGGGGGTGCGGACCCACTGGACACGGGCGACCGGCCGTGACTTCGACGCGCCGCGGGCCGTCCAGGAGCTGGCCGACGGGCGTTACACCGGCTTCTTCGGCTTCCCGATCACCTACACCCAGCTCAAGGAGGTCCCGCTCGCGGCGCACGACCTGCGGGCCATGCGCTTCTGGGCCAGCACCGCCGACGCCGCGCACGAGGAGATGATCAGGCCGTGCGTCCGGGTGGGCGGCACGTTCCGCCGGCTCGGCCTGCCGATCGGCGGCTCGGTCTATCTCGACGCGCAGGGTTCGAGCGAGGTCGGCACGCCGTCGGTGCTGCGCTACTACACCCGGTTCACCCGCCGTTACGAGCGCCGGATCGGCCGGCGGCACTCCACGCCCTTCGGGCCCGCGGTCCGGGTCGCCCGGGACGGCCGCCCCGTGCCGCGAGGGGAGGTGGGCCGGCTGGAGGTCCGCGGCCGGACCCTGTTCGAGGCCTACTGGAACAACCACTCGCTCACCTACGAGGCCGTCCGCGACGGCTGGTTCTTCACCGGTGACGTCGCCCGCTGGTCCGGTGGTCACGTCGTCCAGCTGGACCGGGAGGTCGACGTCATCCGCACCCGGGCCGGCGAGGTGTACAGCCTGCTCATCGAGGAGCGGGTCCACCGGCACCCGGCTGTCTTCGACGCCTGCGTGTACGCGGCCCGCCAGCCCGACGGGAGCCAGCTGCCCGCCGCGGCGGTGGCGCTGCGGCCCGGGTTCACGACCGGCGGTCCGCAGCTGCGCGAGGAGCTGAACGCGCTGCTGACCCCGGCCCAGCAGCTGGTGACGGTGCAGGTCGTGGCGTGGAGCGAGTTCCCGATCGGGGTCACCGGCAAGACACTCAAGCGGGCTTTCCGGGAGCGGACCGAGCCGGCTCCGGTGCCGGAGGCGAACCGTCCCGTCGCCCTGAAGCTCGCCGACCGCCCGGCGCCGCTGGTCACCGCCGCGTCCGCCTAG